The genomic stretch CCCAAGAAATGGAAGCCACCTCACTCTCTGGTTCCCCCTGCTCCCTGTCCAGGTAAGAACGGAAAGTACATCCCGCGTGTTGAAAGTATGTTGCATACAGTGAGTGACTCATGTGAATGTGTGGGGGCCCTGAAAAAAACGAGCTGAGATTTGGATCTTCGGACCGCCTTCTTTTTGAAAGGACTTTGCTCAGATGCTCTCTGAGCAAACTCACTATTGCCTCGTGAAACTGATGGAAAGTAAGTATGGGCTGGGAGTGGGTAGGGCTATCCTGCCCAGCCAATCTGGGCTCCTTGGGAGGGCTCCACCTTGGGGAAGTGGGTTTTGGAAATGTTCTAGAAGGCCAGATGACCTTGTATTTAGGAACCTTTAGTCTCTACTCCTTCAGGTTACAGCGTGGTTGTCCTTATCGGCTTCCTTACACCACTGCTTTCTTCCAACTCAGAAGAGGCTCTGGAGGCTGGAGTGGAGAGTTGTGCTATGGCGGCCTGTAAGACAGCCACCCGGCTGGCTGCTGTGAAGGTCAGCAAGGCTGCCACCCAGACAGCTCCTGTGAAGGTCAGCGAGGCTGCCACCCAGACGGCTCCTGTGAAGGTCAGCGAGGCTGCCACCCAGACGGCTCCTGTGAAGGTCAGCGAGGCTGCCACCCAGACGGCTCCTGTGAAGGTCAGCGAGGCTGCCACCCAGATGGctcctgtgaaggtcagagaggcTGCCACCCAGATGGCTCCTGTAAAGGTCAGCAACACTGTCACCCATCCGGCTCCAGGGCAGGTCCGTGAGGCTGCCTCGAAGCAGACTCCCGGGGAGGTCGCTGATACTACCCAGGTGGCTCAGTTGAAGGCTGGTGAAGCCTTCTCCCAGTGCACTTAAGGGGAGGTCCACCAGGTTGTCAATGGGCAGTCTCCCATTGAAGTCTGTGAGGCTGCCCCACAGCAGCATTCTGTAGATGTCTCTAAGGATTTGTCCCAGAAGTGTCCTGAAGTTTTTGAGTGGGTGACCCAGAATTCTTTGGATGGCAGCTATGTCATAATTCAGCCTCCAAGGGCTGTCTGGGAATCATTTATCATGTTATAAATGTATCTCTGGTGTGAGCCAGGATAAATGCTACACACCTGCTAATCCAGACCCTAGAGCCGGGGCGGGGGGAGTGCTGGGTGGGGGTTGGAGGCTAGCTTGGACTAAGTAAGCAGTGGGTCTTAAACATCAGCCTGCCTAAGACTCCCTtcatctgtctgtttgtttttgcccTAGGAATTGGGAAGAATGAAGTAGACCTGGAACTCTCGACcctgagttccagggcatccagcaCCCTCTGACTTCTTCAGGCACACACAAACCTGCAGGCAAAGATCATGTAGAGAAAATAAGTCTTAAAAGGCAGCTAAACAAACGAAGAAAGGATAGAAATGACATTTCCTTGGCAGAGCCAGTAGGGCTGCTGGAGTGTTGTTTTCTAGGTAGAGCCCGTGGGCCTGTGTTTCAGACCTCTTCAATGAACTCAACTCATAGGCAGTCTCACCACACATTATATTGGTGTCCAGGAATGCTTGTGTTCTCTACTTGGTTACATCTAATGTTCTCCCCACAATAAAGAGAACAATTTATCAGTACATGGTTGGTTTCCAGGAGTGAGTGCTTGTTTATGATAACCTCATCTACAATCATATGACATTAATTAGTGCTTAAGGAGACCTGGGATTGGGcagaacattattttttatgttttgcatAATTATGTTTTGCATAATTACAGAGGAGTGAGTGGAAGTGACCTCAGGATTTCAGCTTTGCAAAGCTCATTGCAGAAGCACAGATGGGTCGGGAGATGCTGATAAGTGCCTGGGACAAATCCTGTGTAAGCACTGTCTCAATACCACAACTGCAGGACAAACCACTCAGCGTTAATCACTTTAGAGTGTCTCAGTCCATGTCTGTCTCTCACAGACAGCATCCTGGAGGCAGTCCCTGTCACGCTCCGTTTAACTTGAACCATTAGCTTGCTCAGAAACTCATTTCTCCCCAGACTTGTCTGGGTAGAAAGTTCAATATTTAGTGGCTGCCTCTCTAACCTCCCCTAGGCTGTTGCTTTTGCAGTGGGTGGTCTCCTGGGATAGTCGAGCATCTCCTCAGAAAACAGGAAACAGCTGAAGCTGGCATTTGTCTGGAAACTGGTTTAAGCACCAAGCTGGCTGTTTTTGCTCCTTCAAAACTGGAACTAAGGCTAAGCAAAGGTCTACAAGCTACGGGcttctcaatatatatatttattaactgCTCTAGTGGGTTTCTAGGGAAAGAAACCCACCTCCCCCATTGTGTGAGAAGAAAGCACTCTCCAGATTGAACTGGAAATGTCAGGTGTGGTCTGGGCACAGGTGTGGGGCCCAGGTCTCAGTGCAGTTGTCAGATATTGGGAAAGAGTGTGGTCCTGAACTCACACCTTTCTAACTATGATACCTATGGTGAAAGATTGCCTTCTTTAACAACAGGAAGAGGAGACTGACTGGTATGGGAAGGGGTGACTGACACCTGTTGAACCAATCATTGTGATTGGGGAATGGAATATCTGTATTCATTCttagaggaaaggggaggggagactaTGGTTTAAATCTATGGGAGCAGGGCTAGAAGGGAGTTCAGTAGCTAAATACTAAATATCACTGctcatagctgggcagtggtggtgcacgcctttgatcccagcactagggagacagaggcaggtggatctctgaatttaaggtcatcctggtctacagagcgagttctaggacagccaaggctacacaggaaaattctgtcttggggaaaaaaagggaTACCACTGTTtctacagaggacctgagttccgttctctgcacccacattgggtggctcacagccatctgtgactcctgtcccaggggtctgatgccctcttctggcctcaaggTATCTGGGCATGTATGGCATATGAAAACTCACACACTATGGAACCATGTGAAACTTTCCccagaaaatggaaaatggaatGGACACATAGGAAAGTGGGCAAACTGAACAAGTTACTGGAGAGATCAGGACCAAATATCCCATCCAAAGATGTCACCTGATGGGCAACTTTTACTAAAGTTCTAAGTGGACCTGAGAAACGGTAGTTAGCTTTGGGGCTCCTTCCTCAGCAGTGGGGAGCTATGCTAAGTCTATGTTAgcaagccagagagatggctctgcagttaagacaccttgttgctctttcagaggacctggctttgattcccagcactcacatggtgcttCACAActgtacctccagttctaggggaaccaatgcccttttctggcctctatggggaCAAGGCcccacatggtgcacagacatatatgcagacaaactcccatacacataaaatgaaaacaaatgtacACACTAGTTGCCAATGCAACTGAGTTTCAGCTCAGCCCAAGTTACAGAAAGGCTGAGCTGAAACTTCTCCCTCTGGAGACCTGCCTGTCCACTTTCTCTTTGTGGATCTTAGGGTTTGATCAAGTCATGGGCTTTTGGATCAGAGTAGCCCATGCTTGTGCTTGTGTCTCACGTAACCACGGACAGGTTGTGTATAAGTGACCTCACTCGCTTTCTTCACACCTTCTGGTAAAGTTGTTGGGAGGATCAGCTGAGAAGATTTGACCGTTCTTATACCGCACTCAACACTCAAAGCCTTTGATGATGCTGTTCATTCTGTTGGATTCCAGCCGCTTCAGTCACATTCCTACAATGTGGGGTTCAGGGTGGGGGTGTTCATCTTGAGAGTCCTCAAAGAGCCAAGCATGCAGTCAGTATCCATTGAAGAATTGTTGATTAGGGACTGCAAAGATTCCAAGGGACCACTGTCCTGTTCAGCCGGGCATTAAACAGGGatctggggaggtcacctgaaatagagaaggggggggggcagtcaGATGCAAAGAATAagtggcttgtctatagtctgatcaaacagTGATTTTACCTGAACATAACTGACTGAAACTCTATTCTCTGTTTACATAACCAGCAGATGATTGTCTTTCAGGCTAGTTTATAGGACACTCCAAAGTTTCAAAgagcccggcggtggtggcgcacgcctttaatcccagcacttgggaggcagaggcaggtggatttctgagttcgaggccagcctggtctacagagtgagctccaggacagccagggctacacagagaaaccctgtctcgaaaaaccaaaaacaaccaaccaaacaaacaaaaaaccaaagtttCAAAGAGAGGTCTAGGCCATCCTGTGGGCAATGCCAGCCTTTCCTAGGGTTTAGGGAAGTACTGGGCATTTGCAGTATAAGGAGGGTCACACTGCTGCTTAGAACTAGGAGGTTCCAACAGGCTCACGAGGGAGAACATTTTCCCTTCAAAatctgtatcttttaaaaatagagagcACTTGGTATAAGCCAAGGGCAGAGATGATTGGAATCAATTGAGCTTCCTTCAGGGAGTTTTATTTCTCCAAAATTATGCTTGGAGACTTTAAATGACTAAAGTTTCTCAAACTATTAGtaagtagaaaatgaacaaattacATTCTGTCTACTTCATGGATCAAATATGTcaatgttaaatttttaaaatgtgtctgggtgttttgcctgaatgtgtacCACGTGTGTTCGTAgcacttgtggaggccagaaggggggcatgagatcctctggagctggaggtacagacaatctgtgagctgctgtgtgggtgctgggaatcaaacccgggtcctctggaagatgtCGTAGTATGTATAACTTATGAACTGTCTCCTGATCTCCCtggataaaaatatttgtatctgataaaaaaaaaggcatgggggggcagggcacagagagaggagagctggagagatgcatcAGTGGTTAAGTGTTTACTGCTTTTACACAGGATCcaagttctgtttccagcatccacatttggcagctcacaatcatgtataactcctgttccagggcatgtgatatcctcttctggccttcaaagaCATccgcatacatgtgcatatacacacatagacacatgcatataaagaaaaaagaaaaaaaaaaacatttacctGGGTTCTGAATAGAAAAGGATGGTCAAAGCCAATGGAACCATCAGAAtggacattttcttgtttttgagagatatattttttcttacatcAAAAGATATGTATTAGGAGCTACATTCTGTGAATTAGCCCCATGTGTAAATATCCGCTAGaacttttatttgttattattattgtttctgttgttactattttttgagatgaggtcatGCTACATACCCAtgactgtcctgggactcaggTGGAtctggctggtctcaaattcacaggaatccacctgcctctgccttgctagtgctgagattaaaggcttgtgctaccatgCCTTGGTTCACATCCATTTCTTCTCTTACTTGATACAAGGCTCCATAAACCTTTGGAAGGTGAGCTTTGCAGCAGGTTTGATCAGACATACTTAAGGGTGGGCTTTGCCCCTGGACACCTTGAGAATaacaatatgtttatatttacacCACAGTGCTGAGGTCATTGTGACATGGTGAGTGCCATAATGGAGACAGGGCTGTGTGTTTGCTCCACACTTTGGATGCATCTTATAAGGCGATCTGCTTTGGGGTAACTGCAGTAGCAGTGGATCTGTAGCCAGACCATTCAGCAGTGGTgacagtcacatttttttttcagtgactgATCTGGAGGCTGTGAGAGCCCAGTCTCCACGAGGCTCTTCTGCCCACCCAACACAGGCTCCCAGCACAGAACCTGAGGACAATGAAGGAAGAAAAGCGAGCTCCCTTGATCCACGCCATTTCCCGTCCCGCAGGAATAAGACACCGAACAACAGGGTTCCTTCTCTAAGCGGTTTACTCAGGTAATCAGGTACAGCTTAGCAGAAGTGGCAAGTGGCCCGCCGAATCCTTCCTGGGCGAGGCTTATATCCCTGATGGGCGGCCAACAAACTGATGCCACGCGACATCTCCTCATAggtcctgcatgtgtgtgtcagatCAGACCACCAGCTCGCACAGCCCAAATGCCAAATAAGGTCTTGTTTATCTCAAGGGTCTCAGGCAGCCATTGCTATCTTTAGGCGAGGTTCCTAAAGCGCCTTATAGTTCCTCCTTTTTGTTTAACAAGAATATCGCAGGAAGCATTGACTTGAGCCTAGCAAGCATAGTAGTTCGAGGGGAAGATTGTACTACCCTCTCCCTGGGATCATCTCCTAGGCTGATGGCAGACCCATCCCACACTCTTTCGCCAGGACGGGTTCTAGGGAGCGCAAAACCCGTATGCTCTCGAGTATACTTCCCTGCACCGGGCTAAGCGGGAAAGTCAAGTGCATTGCAGTACTTTGTCTGACATGCGATTACTCTTTCAGGCTAGCCAGCCAAACTTGTAGGGAGGCACCTGCCTCAATGGCATAAAAGGCTAGTACAACCAAGGCGAGATGTCTTCTTCGGGCTTAGACCATACGACAGAGACAATAGAGGCACAGTACTAAGACACCCACCAGGACTATAGCCAATGCCCCTATTCCCGCCCACTCCTTCAGGCGATGCACAGCCTGGGCAATCGAGACCGAGAGTCCCTCCGGGATAAACAGGTCTACACGAGTAGAATTCACATTCACAATTGCCAGGCAGCTGTCTAATTATAAATCTTAACACATGTTCTATTTTCTGACAGCTTACTTTCCTTAACAAAACACAAGCTTCCTAGTATATTTATGCTAAAATTAACACTAGCTATTTCACCATAAATCTTGGAATCACTTGGGCATCATGTCGTATTGGCATTGGTTTCAGAAACACTGACAGGATTCCCCATCTTGTCTCTATCATCGTGGGTCTCGACATCAGGAGAAGGAGAATCAGCCACGGAGCATCTTCGTGCCATCCTCTCCAGCACTCAGATAGGGTCATGTCAGTCCTGTGGGAACACACAAACAGAGCCTCTCGCCCAGGCCAACACCGGATATGGCCCGTGCCAGGTTCCGGTCAACACATCTTTCCATTTAATATATCCCTTTGTATTTGCATGCCAATTTGTATGGCGTTCCGCAGTGGACTGGCCTGACACATCCAattgtaaaaaatttaaagtaaataaggcaAGAGATATGCGCTCCTTAGGGGTACGATTATTTCCAATTCCccttttttgtttaaataaacattCTTTAAGGGTGCGATGGGCACGCTccacaatgccctgtccttgaggattataggaCAGTCCATGTTTAAGTGAAACTTGCATCTGTTggcaaaaggaaacaaatgaggCTGCGGTatatccagggccattatcaTTTTTCAACTCTTGGGGTTTGCTTCAAGCAGCCCATGCTTCCAAGCAATGAGTGATAACATTCCTTGCCTTTTCCCCTGCTAGAGGAGAAGCATGTATGATACCTGAACAGGTATCAACAGATACATGATTATATTTCAGCTTTCCAAATTCAGTAAAATGTGTCACATCCATCTGCCAAATTCTCAATGGCAGAAGACCTTTTGgattaactccagtcccaggaggaTGCAAGTGCACACTACAATCAGGGCACTGCACAATATTTTGCCTTGCAATTTCTCTGGGAATATTGAATTTCAACTGCAAGGTTTTTGCATTTACATGAAATTCCTTATGAAATTGGGCAGCTCGTGCTGCTGGGGTATCCATTAtggtaggaaaaataaatgtgcGGCGAGTAGCCATATCAACCTCATTATTAGCATTACTAACAGGTCCTGGCAAACCTGTATGAACACGAATATGCTGAACATAAAATGGACACTTCCGTTGCCAAATTAAGCCTTGTAACtgtaataataacaaataaatgggactattaactttaaattttctggTGGCTTCTAAAGCCTTCAACAAATTTACCACATATAAGGAGTCAGACACTAAATTAAAGGcatctttaaaatctttaaaaacctgAATCACAATTCTTAATTCAATTATCTAGGGCGAAGCTGGTGCAAATTGTATTAACACAGGCTCATGATCGTTAATCTTATATGACCCACAGCCAGTTTTTGAACCATCGGTATAAATAATGGCGGCTCCTACTATGGGAGTCGTCTTTGTCATTTTAGGAAACACAATAGGATGGCTCTCAAAGAATGGTATTAGAGGGTGCTgcggataatgattatcaaaatccCCACTATAAGAACACTTTTAAAATTGCCCAATCATCAGTTGTAGCGCATAAAATGTGCACTTGTTCAGCACTAAACGGTATAATAATCTTAGCTGGATCTCTGCCGAAATGCTGTAAACATTGCTGAATACCCTCTAAGGCAATAGTGGCAACTGCCATTGGAAAATATTCCATAGTTTTTGTGACTGATATTTTTGGGTGGATCCATTTTAAAGGTCCATGTTGCCACAATAATGCAGTGGGttgaaatttagttttaaaaataagtaacaaaataggttctttctctttcatctttgtaAAACCGCCTTCCCCAGATCCTTCTCAACTAATTGTAGGGCCACACGGCCTTCCTGGGTTAAAACTCAGGGGGAATCTAATGCGGGATCTTCACACAGGATATCATACAGCAGTTGAAGCAAATAATTTGGGATTTTCAAATATGGTCTAATCCAATTCACATCCCCCAATAGTTTCTGAAAACCATTCAAGGTCTTTAAATAATCCACTCTGATTTCAACCTTTTGGGACACTACCTCATGAGGTCCAATCCTTGCTCCTAAATAGGACACCACCTGTTCCTGCTGAACCTTCTCAGGGGCAATATGAAGCCCCCACTCACGTAGGACCTCAGTAAGCAATTAGTATGCTTCATGAAGTACCAATTCAGTTTTCCCAGCTAgcaaaatgtcatccatataatgcaAGCAGCGGATGGACGGGAATTTCTTCCTAACAGGCTTAATGGCTGCACCAACATAAAGCTGGCACATGGTTGGGCTGTTTGCCATGCCCTGTGGGAGCAccacccactcaaatcttttGTCTGGATCCTCTTGATTAATAGAGGGAAGAGTAAAAGCAAACCTTTCATAATCCTTAGGGTGCAAtggtatggaaaaaaaaaacaatccttaaTATCTATGACTATTATTGGCCAATCTTGAGGCAAAGTAGTCAATAAAGGAAGTCCTCATTGCACAGGCCCCATGATCTGCATCTGGGCGTTAATGGCACGCAGATCATgcaaaagtctccactttcctaattttttcttgattataaagatgggtgtattccaaggagatACAGAGGGTCGAATATGGCCCATGTCTGATTGTTCTTGTACCAAGTCTTGGGCTGCGGTCAATTTTTCTGAGGAtagtggccactgaggaacccaaactgGATCCTCAGTTTTCCAAGTAATGGGAATACCTTCCTCAgcggcccctaggaaaaacccaggccctGTCTGTTCTGTTTGTTCTCAGCCCAGACCGGGCTCTTACGACCCTGTAGATATCTCCCAAGACCATGGGAGGGATGCCAGCCCATGTCTTTCATTGTCTTTCTGGAATTAAAAGAATAAGTCCCTTCATTGGTAAGCTTTAATTGCGTTCCTattaaaatgtctcttccccatAAACTAAGTGGGAGGTTTAATGCATAAGGTTGGAAGAGTCCTCTATGTCCTTCAGCATCTTTCCAGGGGAGCTCTCTGGCACTTACGTCAGGTGATTTAGTGTACCCTAATCCTTGTAACATCTGGGAAGAGGCTTGAATAGGCCAATCGGATGGCCAATCTTTAAGGGCGATGATACTTTTGTTTGCCCCAGTATCTAGTAGGCCTAGAATAGTCTTTCCATTGACTTCCAATTCAATAAGTGACCTCTGATCAAGATCAAGGGAGAGGAACATTACATCCTTGCCAGTGGAGCCAAAGCCACAGCTTCCTCTTTTCTTAGGTCTTGCAGCAAACTGTGCATGCAAGCTGGGCAGTAATAATAGTTGGGCAATTCTATCTCCTGGGGAAATGGCTACAATACCTCTTGGGGATGAGGCCATGATCTTAACTTCCCCTTCATAATCAGAATCAATTATACCGGGATGAATGATCAAATCTTTTAGAGCTGAAGAGGACCTGCCGATCAGCAACCCTACGGTGTTTGAGAGTAAAGGTCCTCTGAAGTCTGTGCCTATAGTTTGCACCCCCATCTGGGGAGTTAATACGAGTCGGGAGGTGCAGCAGAGGTCTAATCTGGCATATCCTGGTATCGCCCTTCTATATTGGTTGATGGGCGCAGGCTGGGCAGCCGTGCCTGACTCTCcattgccccatatatttgagggccctgggGTCTGGGGCCCCTCTGTCCATTTTTTGGACGAGCGCTTCCATAATTGTTGCTCAAGGGCTGCCCATTAATATCCTTCACTGAACGGCATTCATGTGCCCAGTGATTCCCTTTTTTACATCTCAGGCACAATCCCGGTCCTACTGATCCctgcccttccttctttcctctctcagggcATTGCCTTTTAAGGTGCCCTGTCTTTCCACAGCGGAAGCACACCCCAGGggtacttcctcttcctctggttGCTTGTAAAACAGCAGCTGCTAGGCCTGCATTAGCTAGGGGGCCGCCTATCTCCCTACAAGCTTTCATCCATGCTTGAAGGCCCCTACCTTTCCACAGCGTGATAGCCATGCGGCACTCCTTTGTGCATTGTTCAAAGACTAGTTGTTCTATCAAGGGCATGGCTGTATCTGGATATCCAAAAATGTGGCCTGCTGCCTCCATCAAATgtgccacaaagtcagaaaaaggcTCCGTGGGGCCCTGTGTTgtggcccacactctgcctcaacacttttggggctaagtgctctggtcaagagagag from Arvicanthis niloticus isolate mArvNil1 chromosome 27, mArvNil1.pat.X, whole genome shotgun sequence encodes the following:
- the LOC143439761 gene encoding uncharacterized protein LOC143439761 isoform X3, translating into MLSEQTHYCLVKLMEKEALEAGVESCAMAACKTATRLAAVKVSKAATQTAPVKVSEAATQTAPVKVSEAATQTAPVKVSEAATQTAPVKVSEAATQMAPVKELGRMK
- the LOC143439761 gene encoding uncharacterized protein LOC143439761 isoform X2 — protein: MLSEQTHYCLVKLMEKEALEAGVESCAMAACKTATRLAAVKVSKAATQTAPVKVSEAATQTAPVKVSEAATQTAPVKVSEAATQTAPVKVSEAATQMAPVKVREAATQMAPVKELGRMK
- the LOC143439761 gene encoding uncharacterized protein LOC143439761 isoform X1; translated protein: MLSEQTHYCLVKLMEKEALEAGVESCAMAACKTATRLAAVKVSKAATQTAPVKVSEAATQTAPVKVSEAATQTAPVKVSEAATQTAPVKVSEAATQMAPVKVREAATQMAPVKVSNTVTHPAPGQVREAASKQTPGEVADTTQVAQLKAGEAFSQCT